The Rhea pennata isolate bPtePen1 chromosome Z, bPtePen1.pri, whole genome shotgun sequence genome includes a region encoding these proteins:
- the RPL37 gene encoding large ribosomal subunit protein eL37 isoform X1 — protein sequence MTKGTSSFGKRRNKTHTLCRRCGSKAYHLQKSTCGKCGYPAKRKRKYNWSAKAKRRNTTGTGRMRHLKKVYRRFRNGFREGTTPKPKRAAVAASSSS from the exons ATG ACGAAGGGTACTTCGTCATTTGGTAAGAGGCGAAACAAGACTCACACCTTGTGTCGTCGATGTGGATCCAAGGCATACCACCTCCAGAAATCTACCTGTGGGAAGTGCGGTTACCCTGCTAAGCGTAAGAGAAAGT ATAACTGGAGTGCAAAGGCTAAAAGACGCAACACCACTGGTACAGGTCGCATGAGGCACCTGAAAAAGGTCTACCGTCGATTCAG GAATGGATTCCGTGAGGGAACCACACCGAAGCCCAAGAGAGCAGCTGTTGCAGCCTCCAGTTCATCATAA
- the RPL37 gene encoding large ribosomal subunit protein eL37 isoform X2: MTKGTSSFGKRRNKTHTLCRRCGSKAYHLQKSTCGKCGYPAKRKRKYNWSAKAKRRNTTGTGRMRHLKKVYRRFRNGFREGTTPKPKRAAVAASSSS; this comes from the exons ACGAAGGGTACTTCGTCATTTGGTAAGAGGCGAAACAAGACTCACACCTTGTGTCGTCGATGTGGATCCAAGGCATACCACCTCCAGAAATCTACCTGTGGGAAGTGCGGTTACCCTGCTAAGCGTAAGAGAAAGT ATAACTGGAGTGCAAAGGCTAAAAGACGCAACACCACTGGTACAGGTCGCATGAGGCACCTGAAAAAGGTCTACCGTCGATTCAG GAATGGATTCCGTGAGGGAACCACACCGAAGCCCAAGAGAGCAGCTGTTGCAGCCTCCAGTTCATCATAA